One Capsicum annuum cultivar UCD-10X-F1 chromosome 2, UCD10Xv1.1, whole genome shotgun sequence genomic window carries:
- the LOC107857791 gene encoding uncharacterized protein LOC107857791 — MAKYSNLSINIPLLKAIQEILGYPKSMKKYISKMKIIQGDTIEVTHGCSVIKDSTVTEKKDDPRAFTIPCIIGMHEFAKALCDIGARINLMPFLIYKKIGLDAPTPTSMQLLMADRPIKKLMGILFDVLVKVDKFILPVDFVVLDCEINQEVPIILGRPFLSTGRAIVDLEMGEIKFRVQEDKVSFKICKSKK; from the coding sequence ATGGCAAAATATAGCAATCTATCGATAAATATCCCATTGCTCAAGGCGATCCAAGAGATATTGGGATACCCTAAGTCAATGAAAAAGTATATTTCCAAGATGAAAATTATTCAAGGTGACACCATTGAGGTGACTCATGGGTGTAGTGTTATCAAGGATAGTACGGTTACGGAAAAGAAAGATGACCCCagagcattcaccatcccttgcATAATTGGGATGCATGagtttgcaaaagctctatgtgacaTTGGTGCAAGAATCAACTTAATGCCTTTTTTAATCTATAAGAAGATTGGATTGGATGCCCCTACACCGACCTCTATGCAACTTCTTATGGCAGATCGGCCCATCAAAAAGCTGATGGGAATTTTGTTTGATGTCCTTGTTAAAGTGGACAAGTTCATACTCCCGGTGGATTTTGTAGTGTTAGATTGTGAAATAAACCAAGAGGTACCTATCATCCTTGGTCGTCCTTTCTTATCCACCGGGAGAGCCATTGTCGATCTAGAAATGGGAGAGATAAAGTTTAGGGTTCAAGAGGATAAAGtttctttcaaaatttgcaaGTCAAAGAAATAA